In Bacteroidota bacterium, the DNA window TAAACATTTTTCTGTTAGGGCATTTTTAACTGAGGAAATAAAAAAAAGAAAATTACCCGTTAATAGAGATAATATGGTAATTGTTGCCAATGAATTAAGGAAAAAGCATTCACCTGCATATATTGTTGAACAGCTTTACAACATTGCATTAGCAACAGGAGATAATTGTGTAATTGAAAGTATAAGAACTCCGGGAGAAGTTGAGTTGTTAAGGTCAAAAGAGAATTTTTATTTACTAGCTGTTGATGCTTTGGCAGAAAAAAGATATGACAGGATTGTTAAAAGAAAATCTGAAACGGATAATATTTCTTTTACTGAATTTCTTTCTAATGAAAAAAGAGAAATGGAATCAGATGATCCTAACAAGCAAAATCTTTCGAAATGTATTGAGCAAACTGATTATAAATTAATAAATAATACTGAATACAAGAATTTGTATGAACAGATTGAAAAAATATTAAAAGAAATAAAATATTATGGATGAAAAAAAGTATATCAGACCATCTTGGGATGAATATTTTCTTGAAATATCAAGAACCGTTGCTACTCGTGCTACTTGCAATAGGGGCAGAAGCGGATGTGTGATTGTAAGAAATAGACAAATTCTTGTAACAGGATATGTTGGCTCTCCTATGGGTTTGCCACATTGTGATGACGTTGGTCATCAAATGAAAAAAGTTGTTCATGAAGATGGTTCAGTTACTCAGCATTGTGTACGTACTGTTCATGCTGAACAAAATGCTATTACTCAGGCTGCAAGACTTGGAGTGGCAATTGAAGGAGCAACTTTATATTGTAAAATGACACCTTGCCGTACTTGTGCTATGCTAATTATAAATTGTGGAATAAAAAGAGTGGTGTGTGAAAAGAAATATCATGCAGGAGCCGAATCGGAAGAAATGTTTAAGCAAGTAGGAGTGGAACTTGAGTTTGTTGATGAGGAAGTTGTGAAGTATAAGAATCAATGAAGAAATGATGTAATGAAGAAATGATTTAATGATGTAATGATGTAATGAAGAAATGATTTAATGTGTTAAGACAAATAGGTTGATTTATTGTATCTCTATGAATTTCAGGAATTTACTATCTCGTTTTTGATGATATTTTTGATTTTTGATTTTAGTTTTGTGTATCTTTTTTCAAAATCTTTAATGTGATTTGCTGTTTTGTCATGGTCCATTTTTGCATCTAAAGGTATATTGTCAATATCATTGTTGAATTCTACAAGTTCATCCAGAAATAATTCATGAGTATCAATCGTTTCTAACAAATCTTGTAAAAAACGCTTGTTGTGTTTAAGATGATTATCATATTTTATTAACTTTTCTTGATGCTCTTTAGGTTGATTTTCAAGTGCTTCTGCTAATAGTACCTTGTTAAATTTATCAATTTCATTTTTCCAATTGTTAACCATTTCTTTCCAATTAGCATGGTCGTCATGTAAATTTTGATATTTAGATTTTGTCA includes these proteins:
- a CDS encoding cytidine/deoxycytidylate deaminase family protein: MDEKKYIRPSWDEYFLEISRTVATRATCNRGRSGCVIVRNRQILVTGYVGSPMGLPHCDDVGHQMKKVVHEDGSVTQHCVRTVHAEQNAITQAARLGVAIEGATLYCKMTPCRTCAMLIINCGIKRVVCEKKYHAGAESEEMFKQVGVELEFVDEEVVKYKNQ
- a CDS encoding AAA family ATPase, translated to MIIFGITGTIGAGKGTIVDYLVNKNFKHFSVRAFLTEEIKKRKLPVNRDNMVIVANELRKKHSPAYIVEQLYNIALATGDNCVIESIRTPGEVELLRSKENFYLLAVDALAEKRYDRIVKRKSETDNISFTEFLSNEKREMESDDPNKQNLSKCIEQTDYKLINNTEYKNLYEQIEKILKEIKYYG